The DNA sequence ATGCCCATACTTCCATCGGGTTGGGATTAGCCTATGTCCTGAGCCAATGCAAGGATGGACTCTACGGACGCGTAAAGCTGATCTTTCAGCCCGCTGAGGAAGGCGTTCGCGGTGCAAAAGCGATGGTAGAGGCGGGGGTTGCCGATGATGTCGACCTTTTATTCGCCTGCCATGTCGGTACCGGCGTCCCTCTGCGAGAGGTAGTATGCGGAACGTACGGCTACCTGGCGACCACCAAAATGGACGTGGTCTATACAGGTATCGCTGCACACGCAGGCGGCAGTCCGGAAGAAGGACGAAACGCACTACTTGCTGCCGCATCTGCCGTCATGAATCTCCACTCCATCCCCCGTCATAGCGAAGGCAACTCTCGGATCAACGTCGGTGTGCTGGAAGCCGGAAGCGGTCGAAACATTATTCCCAATCACGCCTCGTTCAAGCTGGAAACACGGGGCGACACCAGTGAAGTGAATGAGTACATACTGGCCCGCGCTATCGACATCATCCATGGCTCTGTTCAGATGTATGGTGTGGAGTCAAAAATCGATATCGTCGGCAAAGCAGGCAGCAGCGACCCTAGTCCGGAGCTGCTCCCCTACATCCGAGCGCAGGCAGGCAGGGTGAAGGACGTGGAATCCATTGTGGATACTACCTCCGCAGGCGGCTCAGAGGATGCCACCTACTTGATGGAGCGAGTGAAGCAACATGGCGGTCTGGCCTCTTACCTCTTATTTGGTACTACGCTTGCTGCTGGCCATCATAACGAAAAATTCGATATCGAGGAAGAAACGATGAAAATCGCGGTAAAAACGC is a window from the Brevibacillus choshinensis genome containing:
- a CDS encoding amidohydrolase, with translation MDEHVDDLVEELYPSLQEWRRDFHKYAESGWVEFRTASIVASKLASWGYEVKAGREVIAADARMGVPPQAFLKEQEQRALSQGAVAEWLPYLSGGFTGVVGILDSGRSGPTVAFRVDMDALDLQESHESDHLPVAGEFVSINDKMMHACGHDAHTSIGLGLAYVLSQCKDGLYGRVKLIFQPAEEGVRGAKAMVEAGVADDVDLLFACHVGTGVPLREVVCGTYGYLATTKMDVVYTGIAAHAGGSPEEGRNALLAAASAVMNLHSIPRHSEGNSRINVGVLEAGSGRNIIPNHASFKLETRGDTSEVNEYILARAIDIIHGSVQMYGVESKIDIVGKAGSSDPSPELLPYIRAQAGRVKDVESIVDTTSAGGSEDATYLMERVKQHGGLASYLLFGTTLAAGHHNEKFDIEEETMKIAVKTLALCALNAHEVSIPEPTAQHT